A window of the Ostrea edulis chromosome 1, xbOstEdul1.1, whole genome shotgun sequence genome harbors these coding sequences:
- the LOC125649029 gene encoding forkhead box protein F1-B-like yields METATNLVDNKDISTNLQVLQDVEGKIIPKAEPEPCDDDVSSDDDEDDSSEDTPTTTTTEEPNQKDTKKPGVGVRRQEKPPYSYIALIVMAIQATPNKRCTLSEIYNFLQQRFPFFRGTYQGWKNSVRHNLSLNECFIKLPKGLGRPGKGHYWTIDPAAEFMFEEGSFRRRPRGFRRKCQALKPFGMIGMNGVSPAGTPMLGPHYDFFQNTNMNSMNMQCAVNSSQPYDTSGMMTSQPTALHPSSYSTVQQYNQNCSFNLPGSGRFGSSCAMSGLEGDYVQGGPSSNLPIYDRDHNMQGLSMAWTSQRFSKQQPLSPAGSTGSVPSISPSGSGEPTPYVTNTLTTSEPMDLALAGMRLQTPHYSQNTPCDRKPYFGHYGTNAMNSLHHAPYYTEKCVM; encoded by the exons ATGGAAACTGCAACAAACCTTGTGGATAATAAGGACATTTCTACAAACCTTCAGGTGCTGCAAGACGTCGAAGGAAAAATAATTCCAAAAGCCGAACCCGAACCTTGCGACGATGATGTGTCATCTGATGACGATGAAGACGATTCTTCTGAGGATACACCGACAACAACGACAACCGAGGAACCGAACCAAAAGGACACAAAAAAACCCGGGGTCGGTGTCAGGCGACAGGAAAAACCGCCATATTCTTACATTGCCTTGATTGTGATGGCAATACAAGCTACGCCCAACAAGCGCTGTACCCTcagtgaaatatacaattttctaCAGCAAAGGTTTCCATTCTTCAGAGGCACTTACCAAGGGTGGAAAAATTCAGTTCGTCATAATCTGTCTTTAAACGAATGCTTCATCAAATTGCCAAAAGGGCTTGGAAGACCCGGAAAGGGCCATTATTGGACCATCGATCCCGCAGCTGAATTTATGTTCGAGGAAGGTTCATTCCGGCGCCGCCCAAGAGGATTCCGAAGAAAGTGTCAAGCTTTGAAACCTTTTGGAATGATTGGAATGAATGGGGTGAGTCCAGCTGGGACACCTATGCTAGGACCCCATTACGACTTCTTTCAAAACACTAACATGAATTCTATGAACATGCAGTGTGCAGTGAACTCATCACAACCCTATGACACTTCTggaatgatgacgtcacaaccAACGGCACTTCACCCCTCTAGTTATTCCACTGTCCAGCAATACAATCAAAACTGTAGTTTTAATTTACCCGGAAGTGGACGATTTGGGTCCAGTTGTGCCATGTCTGGACTTGAGGGAGATTATGTTCAGGGTGGACCTTCCAGCAATCTGCCTATTTATGACAGAGACCATAACATGCAGGGGCTTTCCATGGCGTGGACGTCACAGCGTTTTTCTAAGCAGCAGCCACTCAGTCCAGCAGGCAGCACGGGTTCTGTTCCTAGTATATCTCCGTCCGGTTCCGGAGAACCAACACCATATGTCACCAACACATTAACTACATCAGAACCTATGGATTTAGCTCTTGCAG gtATGCGGCTCCAAACACCTCACTACAGTCAAAACACGCCATGCGACCGGAAGCCGTATTTCGGACATTATGGAACAAATGCTATGAACTCTTTGCACCATGCACCTTATTATACCGAGAAATGTGTTATGTGA